One Curtobacterium herbarum genomic window carries:
- a CDS encoding glycosyltransferase family 2 protein — MPSVSVVVPVLDDAAHLRRCLAALEAQTRPADEVVVVDNGSADDSAAVARAAGAVVRSEPVRGIARAASRGYDTAHGDVIVRLDADSVPPPDWIATALALLEDPSVVAVTGPGRPSDAGGLVRVVWPVLYMRPYFVLMRGALSRPPLFGSAMALRRSTWLAVRDRVHRDDPEVHDDIDLSMQFDPEWRVLADPALTVRVSARPFASLPSAVRRARRAFHTFRVNGRRGSPPRRWARRLRTDWRNRDQAHAWWRGR; from the coding sequence ATGCCGTCCGTGTCCGTCGTCGTCCCCGTGCTGGACGACGCCGCGCACCTCCGGCGCTGTCTCGCCGCCCTGGAGGCGCAGACCCGGCCCGCCGACGAGGTGGTCGTCGTCGACAACGGCAGCGCCGACGACAGCGCGGCCGTGGCCCGGGCTGCCGGTGCCGTCGTCCGGAGCGAACCGGTGCGCGGGATCGCCCGGGCCGCGTCCCGTGGCTACGACACCGCGCACGGCGACGTGATCGTCCGGCTCGACGCGGACTCCGTCCCGCCGCCGGACTGGATCGCCACCGCGCTCGCGCTGCTCGAGGACCCGTCGGTCGTCGCCGTCACCGGGCCCGGTCGGCCGTCCGACGCCGGCGGACTCGTCCGGGTCGTCTGGCCGGTCCTCTACATGCGGCCGTACTTCGTGCTCATGCGCGGAGCGCTCTCCCGGCCGCCGCTGTTCGGGTCCGCGATGGCCCTCCGCCGGTCGACGTGGCTCGCCGTCCGCGACCGGGTGCACCGCGACGACCCCGAGGTGCACGACGACATCGACCTCAGCATGCAGTTCGACCCCGAGTGGCGGGTGCTCGCCGACCCCGCGCTCACGGTGCGGGTGTCCGCGCGGCCGTTCGCGAGCCTCCCGTCCGCCGTCCGGCGTGCCCGGCGTGCGTTCCACACGTTCCGGGTGAACGGCCGGCGGGGCTCGCCGCCGCGGCGGTGGGCCCGACGGCTGCGCACGGACTGGCGGAACCGCGACCAGGCGCACGCGTGGTGGCGCGGTCGCTGA
- a CDS encoding MFS transporter, translating to MPLRIVFPLISLTYGVGNWLTYLALIVYVQTQAGSSASAGLFLVQTVPALLVSGQIARAVPTTRVRSAWVACQVVLAAMTVPAAFFVSHLWVVYAYAGTSMIVRAVANPLLLTLVSASVEPAERSAVLRSVSATSAVTLAVAPALGGSLLPVVGPTWLLLVNAALFLCVGGAVLLHPRLSAAPPDTEGRHREHSTELRPNGSWFRLPGFAALVRVEGADLRSWRHPFTRLWMLLLIGGAVLNIVETPLVFSVVHLDETAFGWMLAAYGVGGLLVLVHNLRTAGRARTGRTAERRGTTLSGSALAVGFALLVVIASGATPTPATAPIAILSFGFLGFGGSWLSGTARAWLNASFEGRGADTTKAMWTWASQVTLAINLVVYLTFFVVFTATPAGVWVLAPVLAAYGCLLVALARTRPPRVVAA from the coding sequence ATGCCGCTCAGGATCGTCTTCCCCCTGATCTCGCTCACCTACGGCGTCGGCAACTGGCTGACCTACCTGGCGCTGATCGTCTACGTCCAGACACAGGCGGGATCGTCGGCGAGCGCGGGGCTGTTCCTGGTGCAGACCGTGCCCGCGCTACTGGTCTCGGGCCAGATCGCCCGGGCGGTCCCGACGACGCGCGTGCGCTCGGCCTGGGTCGCGTGCCAGGTCGTCCTCGCGGCGATGACCGTTCCGGCAGCGTTCTTCGTGTCGCACCTGTGGGTCGTCTACGCCTACGCGGGGACGAGCATGATCGTCCGGGCGGTCGCGAACCCACTGCTCCTCACCCTGGTGAGCGCCTCGGTCGAGCCTGCCGAGAGATCCGCGGTCCTCCGCTCCGTCAGCGCGACGTCGGCGGTCACGCTCGCGGTCGCTCCGGCACTGGGCGGCTCGCTCCTGCCCGTCGTCGGACCGACCTGGCTGCTGCTCGTCAACGCGGCACTGTTCCTGTGCGTCGGTGGTGCGGTCCTCCTGCACCCGCGGCTCTCGGCTGCGCCACCAGACACGGAGGGACGACACCGCGAGCACAGCACCGAGCTGCGTCCGAACGGCTCCTGGTTCCGACTACCGGGCTTCGCCGCGCTCGTCCGGGTCGAGGGCGCGGACCTGCGCTCGTGGCGTCACCCGTTCACGAGGCTCTGGATGCTCCTGCTCATCGGCGGCGCTGTCCTGAACATCGTCGAGACGCCCCTCGTCTTCAGCGTGGTGCACCTCGACGAGACGGCCTTCGGGTGGATGCTCGCGGCCTACGGGGTCGGGGGGCTCCTGGTGCTGGTGCACAACCTGCGGACCGCTGGTCGCGCACGGACCGGACGCACGGCGGAACGGCGGGGGACGACGCTGTCCGGGTCGGCACTGGCAGTCGGGTTCGCCCTGCTCGTCGTCATCGCCTCGGGCGCGACGCCGACGCCAGCCACCGCCCCGATCGCGATCCTGTCCTTCGGGTTCCTCGGGTTCGGGGGGAGTTGGCTGTCGGGCACCGCTCGCGCGTGGCTCAATGCGTCGTTCGAGGGCCGTGGCGCCGACACCACGAAGGCCATGTGGACCTGGGCCTCCCAGGTGACGCTCGCGATCAACCTCGTCGTGTACCTGACGTTCTTCGTGGTCTTCACCGCCACACCGGCCGGCGTGTGGGTCCTCGCGCCGGTGCTGGCCGCCTACGGCTGCCTCCTCGTGGCGCTCGCTCGGACTCGTCCGCCGCGGGTCGTCGCTGCCTGA
- a CDS encoding HAD family hydrolase, producing the protein MSDTSTTAVLFDIDGTLADSNYAHIDAWWRAFRAAGESVDAWRIHRAIGMDSAKLLESLLPDASDEVRDTAKQFHTAFYSEHMPQLRLLPGARDLLEAVAGRGHAVVLATSAPQNELDRLLELLDAEQWITAVTSSEDVEQAKPDPGIIEVALRKAGVDAEHAVMVGDAMWDVESAKRVGVPCIGVMTGGIGGDELRGAGAAAVYDDAAALLEDLDASPIGALG; encoded by the coding sequence ATGTCCGACACCTCCACCACCGCCGTCCTGTTCGACATCGACGGCACCCTGGCCGACTCGAACTACGCCCACATCGACGCCTGGTGGCGGGCGTTCCGCGCGGCGGGGGAGTCCGTCGACGCCTGGCGCATCCACCGGGCGATCGGCATGGACTCGGCGAAGCTGCTGGAGTCGCTGCTGCCGGACGCCTCCGACGAGGTCCGCGACACCGCGAAGCAGTTCCACACCGCCTTCTACTCCGAGCACATGCCGCAGCTGCGCCTGCTGCCCGGCGCCCGGGACCTGCTCGAGGCCGTCGCCGGCCGCGGGCACGCCGTGGTCCTGGCGACCAGTGCCCCGCAGAACGAACTCGACCGGCTGCTCGAACTCCTGGACGCCGAGCAGTGGATCACCGCCGTCACGAGCAGCGAGGACGTCGAGCAGGCGAAGCCGGACCCCGGGATCATCGAGGTCGCCCTGCGGAAGGCCGGCGTCGACGCGGAGCACGCCGTGATGGTCGGCGACGCGATGTGGGACGTCGAGTCGGCGAAGCGGGTCGGTGTGCCGTGCATCGGCGTGATGACCGGCGGGATCGGCGGCGACGAACTGCGCGGTGCGGGTGCTGCCGCCGTGTACGACGACGCGGCGGCGCTGCTCGAGGATCTCGACGCCAGCCCGATCGGTGCGCTCGGCTGA
- a CDS encoding TetR/AcrR family transcriptional regulator — MTTAERTRALRRSMVSEARRAVVDGGLQGFTIEQLCERVGVSRRTFFNHFASKEDVVLGIELNADTALLAAYAEGTVVPTTLAPLPSVIALIIEQLHVAGIDRADEALVRHVFEREPALTARFLSATDTQIKKVADAVRQRFAWHDPADPRARLVAEAAVGVIRVSAGTYFADDFDEASGPRFDELLDTNLRLMTEAITIPAQEGTS, encoded by the coding sequence GTGACCACCGCTGAACGCACCCGCGCCCTCCGGCGCAGCATGGTGTCCGAAGCGCGCCGCGCGGTCGTCGACGGCGGGCTGCAGGGCTTCACCATCGAACAGCTCTGCGAACGGGTCGGCGTCTCCCGCCGCACCTTCTTCAACCACTTCGCGTCGAAGGAGGACGTGGTCCTCGGCATCGAGCTGAACGCCGACACCGCACTCCTCGCCGCGTACGCCGAGGGCACCGTCGTCCCCACGACCCTCGCCCCGCTGCCGTCCGTGATCGCGCTCATCATCGAGCAGCTGCACGTGGCCGGCATCGACCGCGCCGACGAGGCCCTGGTCCGGCACGTCTTCGAACGGGAGCCCGCCCTCACCGCGCGGTTCCTCTCCGCCACGGACACCCAGATCAAGAAGGTCGCCGACGCCGTCCGGCAGCGCTTCGCCTGGCACGACCCCGCGGACCCGCGCGCCCGTCTGGTGGCCGAGGCCGCCGTCGGGGTCATCCGGGTCAGCGCCGGCACGTACTTCGCCGACGACTTCGACGAGGCGTCCGGACCCCGGTTCGACGAGCTCCTCGACACCAACCTCCGTCTCATGACGGAAGCCATCACCATCCCTGCCCAGGAAGGCACCTCATGA
- a CDS encoding GNAT family N-acetyltransferase, translating into MITIERVPWEDPRGVALRATMDEEMHERYGDGNPGEAPEIAAERSRVLSVDPTTVVTSLLAVDEDGTVLGHIAVRRLGDEIELKRLIVLAAARGKGAATALLDECARVGREQGASRLILQTGDKQPEAVALYEKTGWDRIDVYEPYAETMPWSYCFAKAI; encoded by the coding sequence GTGATCACCATCGAGCGCGTGCCCTGGGAAGACCCGCGCGGAGTCGCACTCCGCGCGACCATGGACGAGGAGATGCACGAGCGCTACGGCGACGGGAACCCCGGTGAGGCCCCCGAGATCGCCGCGGAGCGCAGCCGCGTGCTGTCCGTCGACCCGACCACCGTGGTGACCTCCCTGCTCGCCGTCGACGAGGACGGCACGGTCCTCGGCCACATCGCCGTCCGTCGGCTCGGGGACGAGATCGAGCTGAAGCGCCTCATCGTCCTGGCCGCCGCGAGGGGCAAGGGCGCCGCGACCGCGCTCCTCGACGAGTGCGCCCGGGTCGGCCGCGAGCAGGGCGCCAGTCGCCTGATCCTGCAGACCGGTGACAAGCAGCCCGAGGCCGTGGCACTGTACGAGAAGACCGGGTGGGACCGCATCGACGTGTACGAGCCGTACGCCGAGACCATGCCGTGGTCGTACTGCTTCGCGAAGGCGATCTGA
- a CDS encoding tetratricopeptide repeat protein yields MTNALEAQLDSIFAARDREDMGPTIEALLPIHDAHPEDPRVLYELGGAYDTAGDEATALGFYEQAMEQGLAGDVRRRCFLQWGSTLRNLGQLDESRQVFARGRTEFPDSVALGAFEALTLHAAGQVGTALGSLLELLADHVGTPELERYDAALRGNARYLRSLDADGAGPSR; encoded by the coding sequence GTGACGAACGCACTCGAGGCGCAGCTGGACAGCATCTTCGCCGCTCGGGACCGGGAGGACATGGGCCCGACCATCGAGGCACTGCTCCCGATCCACGACGCGCACCCCGAGGACCCGCGTGTGCTCTACGAACTCGGCGGCGCGTACGACACCGCAGGCGACGAGGCGACGGCCCTGGGGTTCTACGAACAGGCCATGGAGCAGGGACTGGCGGGGGACGTCCGCCGTCGCTGCTTCCTCCAGTGGGGCAGCACGCTCCGCAACCTCGGCCAGCTCGACGAATCGCGGCAGGTGTTCGCGCGGGGGCGCACGGAGTTCCCGGACTCCGTCGCGCTCGGAGCGTTCGAAGCCCTCACCCTCCACGCCGCTGGGCAGGTGGGCACCGCGCTCGGGAGCCTGCTCGAACTCCTGGCGGACCACGTCGGCACGCCCGAGCTCGAGCGGTACGACGCAGCGCTGCGCGGCAACGCCCGGTACCTCCGCTCGCTCGACGCCGACGGTGCAGGCCCGAGCCGGTAG
- a CDS encoding cation:dicarboxylate symporter family transporter translates to MDLTKPERAPARWYRSLFVQIAIGVVLGILVGAFVPSAATALGIVGQGFIRLIEMVIAPLVFIVVVTGIVHVGDLRSVGRIAGKAMTYFVIASTCALVFGLLVGNLVRPGAGLRIDPSSLDASAVTAKTAGGKIPDAGTFILDLIPSSVVDAFATNDILQVLVFAVFVGAAIAAIGPERTRPLVRGLDLCLEVVYRILGWVMRLSPLGAFGAMASVVGQYGIATLSSYGLLIMACYAAAAVFIVVLLVVGQLLSGVPVWRFVWHTRAEFGLALGTASTEAVLPRMITRLTDVGVSRSVAGLVVPTGYSFNLDGAAIYLSIALLFLTQAFGVPLTLEQQVAALGVLLLTSKGMAGVPGSSFLALSATATSLGLFPVAGVALLLGADRIMDSMRVSVNLLGNCVAALVVARWQGALDRERVDTVLRPQQASPEETLLPKATTSLS, encoded by the coding sequence ATGGACCTCACGAAACCGGAACGCGCCCCCGCTCGCTGGTACCGCTCGCTCTTCGTGCAGATCGCGATCGGGGTGGTCCTCGGCATCCTCGTCGGGGCGTTCGTCCCGTCGGCGGCCACGGCGCTGGGCATCGTCGGTCAGGGCTTCATCCGGCTGATCGAGATGGTGATCGCACCGCTGGTCTTCATCGTCGTCGTCACCGGCATCGTGCACGTCGGGGACCTGCGATCCGTGGGCCGCATCGCCGGTAAGGCGATGACGTACTTCGTCATCGCGTCGACGTGCGCGCTCGTGTTCGGCCTGCTGGTCGGCAACCTGGTCCGCCCGGGCGCGGGCCTCCGGATCGACCCGTCCTCGTTGGACGCGTCGGCGGTCACGGCGAAGACGGCCGGTGGGAAGATCCCGGACGCCGGCACGTTCATCCTCGACCTCATCCCGTCCAGCGTCGTGGACGCGTTCGCGACGAACGACATCCTGCAGGTGCTCGTCTTCGCGGTGTTCGTCGGCGCGGCCATCGCGGCGATCGGGCCGGAGCGGACCCGCCCGCTGGTCCGCGGACTCGACCTCTGTCTCGAGGTGGTCTACCGGATCCTGGGATGGGTGATGCGCCTGTCGCCGCTGGGAGCCTTCGGGGCGATGGCGTCCGTGGTCGGGCAGTACGGCATCGCGACGCTCAGCTCGTACGGGCTGCTGATCATGGCGTGCTACGCCGCGGCGGCGGTGTTCATCGTGGTGCTCCTCGTCGTCGGGCAGCTCCTGTCCGGCGTCCCCGTCTGGCGGTTCGTCTGGCACACCCGTGCCGAGTTCGGACTCGCGCTGGGGACCGCATCGACCGAGGCCGTGCTGCCGCGGATGATCACGCGCCTCACCGACGTCGGCGTCTCCCGCAGCGTCGCCGGCCTCGTCGTCCCGACCGGCTACTCGTTCAACCTCGACGGGGCGGCGATCTACCTGTCGATCGCGCTGCTCTTCCTGACCCAGGCGTTCGGGGTACCGCTCACCCTCGAGCAGCAGGTGGCCGCACTCGGGGTGCTCCTGCTGACCTCGAAGGGCATGGCGGGCGTCCCGGGGTCGTCCTTCCTGGCGCTGTCGGCCACCGCGACGAGCCTCGGCCTCTTCCCCGTCGCGGGCGTCGCGCTGCTGCTCGGCGCGGACCGGATCATGGACTCGATGCGCGTGAGCGTGAACCTGCTCGGCAACTGCGTCGCCGCACTCGTCGTGGCCCGGTGGCAGGGCGCGCTCGACCGTGAGCGTGTCGACACCGTGCTCCGCCCGCAGCAGGCATCGCCGGAGGAGACGCTCCTCCCGAAGGCGACGACGTCCCTCTCCTGA
- a CDS encoding MDR family MFS transporter, producing the protein MSASAPSTTRRGRQQADGPLLLTQRRIWIIFSALIAGMLLSSLDQTIVSTAMPTIVGELGGVAHQAWITTGYLLASTIVMPIYGKFGDVIGRRNLFLVAIALFTLASLGCALSTGFWQFVVFRALQGLGGGGLMILSQAIIADIVPASQRGKYLGPLGAIFGLSAVGGPLLGGFFVDHMTWNWAFWINIPVGIAAFAVAWFALTLPSKKATKRIDVLGVALLSATTACLVFFTEFGGNRQHGWGAPETWAWGAGFLVAAASFVLVESRAQDPIIPLSFFRNRTFVIATAIGFVLGLGMFAAIGFVPTFLQMASGTSAAVSGLLMLPMMVGLIGTSILSGTLITKTGRYRAFPIIGTIVVGIAMLGMTSLAASTPIWLICVYLFVFGAGLGLIMQVVVLVAQNAVPPEQVGTATSTNNYFREVGASLGVAVFGALFTSRLTDALTDVFRGAGGSATDAASASSSIDPTSLSKLPQAVQDGIVNAYADSLSPVFWYLLPFIAAAFVLALFIPQMRLADVAGMVARGEAVGGDEADALERARRDGSAPAAASADAPRADAPEPVGSPTRSVSTTGPVSTTRHDE; encoded by the coding sequence ATGAGCGCATCCGCGCCGAGCACCACCCGCCGGGGTCGCCAGCAGGCCGACGGGCCGCTGCTCCTGACCCAGCGCCGCATCTGGATCATCTTCTCGGCGCTCATCGCCGGGATGCTGCTGTCCAGCCTCGACCAGACCATCGTCTCGACCGCCATGCCGACCATCGTCGGCGAGCTCGGAGGCGTCGCGCACCAGGCCTGGATCACGACCGGGTACCTGCTCGCGTCGACCATCGTGATGCCGATCTACGGCAAGTTCGGTGACGTCATCGGCCGCCGCAACCTGTTCCTCGTCGCCATCGCACTGTTCACGTTGGCGTCCCTCGGCTGCGCACTGTCGACCGGCTTCTGGCAGTTCGTGGTCTTCCGCGCCCTGCAGGGCCTGGGCGGCGGCGGGCTCATGATCCTGTCGCAGGCGATCATCGCGGACATCGTGCCCGCCTCGCAGCGCGGCAAGTACCTCGGCCCGCTCGGTGCGATCTTCGGCCTCTCCGCCGTCGGTGGCCCGCTGCTCGGCGGGTTCTTCGTCGACCACATGACCTGGAACTGGGCGTTCTGGATCAACATCCCGGTCGGCATCGCGGCCTTCGCCGTCGCGTGGTTCGCCCTGACGCTGCCGAGCAAGAAGGCCACGAAGCGGATCGACGTCCTCGGGGTCGCGCTGCTCTCGGCCACCACGGCCTGCCTGGTCTTCTTCACCGAGTTCGGCGGCAACCGCCAGCACGGCTGGGGTGCTCCCGAGACGTGGGCGTGGGGTGCCGGCTTCCTGGTCGCCGCCGCGTCGTTCGTGCTCGTCGAGTCGCGGGCGCAGGACCCGATCATCCCGCTGTCGTTCTTCCGCAACCGCACGTTCGTCATCGCGACGGCGATCGGCTTCGTGCTCGGCCTCGGCATGTTCGCGGCGATCGGCTTCGTGCCGACGTTCCTGCAGATGGCCTCGGGCACGTCCGCCGCGGTCTCCGGGCTGCTGATGCTGCCGATGATGGTCGGCCTGATCGGTACCTCGATCCTGTCCGGCACGCTCATCACGAAGACCGGCCGCTACCGCGCGTTCCCGATCATCGGGACGATCGTGGTGGGGATCGCGATGCTCGGCATGACCTCGCTGGCCGCCAGCACCCCGATCTGGCTGATCTGCGTCTACCTGTTCGTGTTCGGCGCCGGCCTCGGCCTGATCATGCAGGTCGTCGTCCTGGTCGCGCAGAACGCCGTCCCGCCGGAGCAGGTCGGGACCGCCACCTCGACGAACAACTACTTCCGCGAGGTCGGCGCCTCCCTCGGCGTCGCCGTCTTCGGTGCGCTGTTCACCTCGCGGCTGACCGACGCGCTGACCGACGTCTTCCGTGGCGCCGGTGGCAGTGCGACCGACGCGGCGAGTGCGAGCTCGAGCATCGACCCGACCTCGCTGTCGAAGCTGCCGCAGGCAGTGCAGGACGGCATCGTGAACGCGTACGCCGACTCGCTGTCGCCGGTGTTCTGGTACCTGCTGCCGTTCATCGCCGCCGCGTTCGTGCTCGCGCTCTTCATCCCGCAGATGCGGCTGGCGGACGTGGCCGGCATGGTCGCCCGTGGCGAGGCCGTCGGTGGCGATGAGGCCGACGCCCTCGAGCGGGCACGACGGGACGGGTCGGCACCGGCCGCCGCGTCGGCGGACGCACCCCGGGCGGACGCACCCGAGCCGGTGGGCTCGCCGACGAGGTCGGTCTCGACGACCGGTCCGGTCTCGACGACCCGCCACGACGAGTAG
- a CDS encoding ROK family protein, with protein MSEASTASRPVRTTDVVRRRNLARVLRLAHERGPMPRSALTRETGLNRSTVAALVGELVDLGLVVEGDAPPATGVGRPSATVSASAEVVALGIVPEIDAVTLAVIGLDGTEHERRTVRTSSVSTPDEALAIATDLVASAAARQRDAGRRVVGTAVSVPGIVRVGDGVVRYAPHLAWRDEAFAAPLAERTGLPVRAANDANLGVTAEFLYGAGRGATDVVYVNGGASGIGGGIITGGRPLAGAAGYAGELGHTFVAANGIRCHCGAVGCLETEASQAALLDAAGLGIDEADRLGDVLAAGPAPVLAAVVERQVTALAVAIRNVVHTVNPDVVVLGGFLGTLLRHVGTRLEDAVRAQTMTAMGEDLRIVPAELVGSVLFRGAAELAFASLLADPAAG; from the coding sequence ATGTCGGAGGCGAGTACGGCCTCCCGTCCGGTGCGCACCACGGACGTCGTCCGCCGCCGCAACCTCGCCCGGGTCCTGCGCCTGGCGCACGAGCGCGGACCCATGCCCCGCTCGGCGCTGACGCGTGAGACCGGCCTGAACCGCTCGACGGTCGCCGCCCTGGTCGGCGAGCTCGTCGACCTCGGCCTCGTCGTCGAGGGGGACGCACCGCCCGCCACCGGCGTCGGTCGGCCGAGCGCGACGGTGTCGGCCTCCGCCGAGGTCGTCGCCCTCGGGATCGTGCCCGAGATCGACGCCGTGACCCTGGCGGTCATCGGTCTCGACGGCACCGAACACGAACGCCGGACGGTCCGCACGTCCTCGGTCTCGACGCCCGACGAGGCCCTCGCGATAGCCACCGACCTCGTCGCCTCGGCCGCCGCACGGCAGCGGGACGCGGGCCGTCGGGTGGTCGGCACCGCCGTGTCCGTCCCCGGGATCGTCCGCGTCGGCGACGGCGTCGTCCGGTACGCCCCGCACCTGGCCTGGCGGGACGAGGCCTTCGCCGCACCCCTCGCCGAGCGCACCGGGCTGCCGGTCCGCGCCGCGAACGACGCCAACCTCGGTGTCACGGCGGAGTTCCTCTACGGCGCCGGCCGCGGGGCGACCGACGTCGTCTACGTCAACGGCGGCGCGAGCGGCATCGGCGGCGGCATCATCACCGGCGGCCGACCCCTCGCCGGAGCCGCCGGGTACGCCGGCGAGCTCGGTCACACCTTCGTCGCCGCGAACGGCATCCGCTGCCACTGCGGAGCGGTCGGGTGCCTCGAGACCGAGGCGTCGCAGGCTGCACTGCTCGACGCCGCCGGCCTCGGCATCGACGAGGCCGACCGACTCGGGGACGTCCTCGCAGCCGGTCCCGCGCCGGTCCTCGCGGCGGTCGTCGAGCGGCAGGTCACCGCGCTCGCCGTCGCGATCCGCAACGTCGTGCACACCGTCAACCCGGACGTCGTCGTCCTGGGTGGGTTCCTCGGCACGCTCCTCCGGCACGTCGGGACTCGTCTCGAGGACGCCGTCCGCGCGCAGACGATGACGGCGATGGGCGAGGACCTGCGGATCGTGCCCGCGGAACTCGTCGGCAGCGTGCTGTTCCGCGGTGCGGCCGAGCTGGCGTTCGCGTCCCTGCTGGCCGACCCCGCAGCGGGCTGA
- a CDS encoding LacI family DNA-binding transcriptional regulator yields MPTTPRSRPAPSGRVTAAMVAERAGTSIATVSLVVNGKDRGRVSTPIADRVRDAVEQLGYVVDHAASSLARGSGDLVVLIAPDLSNPFFAEVIRGVRDTIGDRFQLVLSVTERGEQPVDADVRRFERLRPAGILVDAPAEHASMAASVPVVLLDAPGGPGAVNYDLTAGVEALVAHLAAAGHRRVAYLDGTSRATTFAVRRALFGQACVSAGISVSQLEAQADLTIDAAASAVGQVVDAWLADGVTAVVAAADTLAYGVLRVAAERGIAVPAALAVAGFDDLPSSSVTAPSLTSVALPGAELGRAAALRLLATLDGVDAPDPALPTRLVPRASTGA; encoded by the coding sequence GTGCCCACGACCCCGCGCAGTCGCCCCGCTCCGTCCGGCCGGGTGACCGCCGCGATGGTCGCCGAACGCGCCGGCACGAGCATCGCCACGGTCTCCCTCGTCGTGAACGGCAAGGACCGCGGACGCGTCTCGACGCCGATCGCCGACCGGGTCCGCGACGCCGTCGAGCAGCTCGGCTACGTCGTCGACCACGCGGCGAGCTCCCTGGCGCGGGGCAGCGGCGACCTGGTGGTGCTCATCGCGCCCGACCTGTCGAACCCGTTCTTCGCCGAGGTCATCCGCGGCGTCCGCGACACCATCGGCGACCGTTTCCAGCTCGTGCTGTCCGTCACCGAGCGCGGCGAGCAGCCGGTGGACGCCGACGTCCGCCGCTTCGAGCGGCTCCGGCCGGCGGGGATCCTGGTCGACGCCCCGGCCGAGCACGCGTCGATGGCCGCGAGCGTCCCCGTCGTCCTGCTCGACGCCCCGGGCGGCCCGGGAGCGGTCAACTACGACCTGACGGCCGGGGTGGAGGCGCTGGTCGCCCACCTCGCGGCCGCCGGACACCGTCGGGTCGCCTACCTCGACGGGACCTCACGCGCGACGACGTTCGCGGTCCGTCGGGCGCTGTTCGGGCAGGCCTGCGTGTCGGCCGGCATCTCCGTGTCCCAGCTCGAGGCACAGGCCGACCTGACGATCGACGCGGCGGCGAGCGCGGTCGGGCAGGTCGTCGACGCGTGGCTCGCCGACGGGGTCACCGCCGTCGTCGCGGCCGCGGACACCCTGGCCTACGGGGTGCTCCGGGTGGCCGCCGAGCGGGGCATCGCGGTGCCGGCCGCCCTGGCGGTCGCCGGGTTCGACGACCTGCCGTCGTCCTCGGTCACCGCGCCGAGCCTGACGAGCGTCGCCCTGCCCGGTGCCGAGCTCGGGCGGGCGGCGGCGCTCCGGCTCCTCGCGACGCTCGACGGTGTCGACGCGCCGGACCCGGCCCTGCCCACCCGCCTGGTCCCCCGTGCGAGCACGGGGGCCTGA
- a CDS encoding Gfo/Idh/MocA family protein, translated as MVGVGNISRQYLEQFPSLPDLRLTAVADLDTARAAAVAGEQGVQALGVDELLASPDVDVVLNLTIPAAHADVARRALAAGKHVYGEKPLALSTAEAAPVLAAADAAGLRVGSAPDTVLGTGIQTARAAIDAGRIGTPVAAAVSWSAPGHELWHPAPGFYYQPGGGPLLDMGPYYLTSLVTFFGSVVRVSGSTTRSTRQRTVATGPNAGQVLPVDVDTHVVAVLEHEDGVVSTVTLSFEVWATESPLFEVHGTAGSLSVADPNRFSDPSRIATAEDRTFQELPVLAGHRDAGRGVGLADMARAIASGEPHRASGELAFHVLDVMESIATAGRERAVVEVASRASRPAPVPLG; from the coding sequence ATGGTCGGGGTCGGGAACATCAGCAGGCAGTACCTCGAGCAGTTCCCGTCGCTGCCGGACCTGCGCCTCACCGCGGTCGCCGACCTCGACACCGCCCGGGCAGCAGCCGTCGCCGGCGAACAGGGCGTCCAGGCGCTCGGTGTCGACGAGCTGCTGGCGTCCCCGGACGTCGACGTCGTCCTCAACCTGACGATCCCCGCCGCCCACGCCGACGTCGCGCGCCGGGCGCTCGCCGCGGGCAAGCACGTCTACGGCGAGAAGCCGCTCGCGCTGAGCACCGCCGAGGCCGCCCCGGTCCTGGCCGCCGCCGACGCCGCGGGCCTCCGGGTCGGCAGCGCCCCGGACACCGTGCTCGGCACCGGGATCCAGACCGCACGGGCCGCGATCGACGCCGGCCGCATCGGCACCCCGGTCGCCGCCGCGGTGTCCTGGAGTGCTCCGGGCCACGAGCTCTGGCACCCGGCACCCGGCTTCTACTACCAGCCGGGCGGCGGCCCGCTGCTCGACATGGGCCCGTACTACCTGACGAGCCTCGTCACGTTCTTCGGCTCCGTGGTGCGGGTCAGCGGCAGCACGACCCGCTCGACCCGACAGCGCACGGTCGCCACCGGGCCGAACGCCGGGCAGGTGCTGCCGGTCGACGTGGACACCCACGTCGTCGCGGTGCTGGAGCACGAGGACGGCGTCGTCTCCACGGTCACGCTGTCCTTCGAGGTCTGGGCGACCGAGTCCCCGCTGTTCGAGGTGCACGGCACCGCCGGGTCCCTGTCGGTCGCCGACCCGAACCGCTTCTCGGACCCGAGCCGCATCGCCACCGCCGAGGACCGGACGTTCCAGGAGCTCCCCGTCCTCGCCGGCCACCGTGACGCCGGCCGCGGGGTGGGCCTGGCCGACATGGCACGGGCGATCGCCTCGGGGGAGCCGCACCGGGCCTCCGGCGAGCTGGCGTTCCACGTGCTCGACGTCATGGAGTCGATCGCGACCGCGGGGCGGGAGCGCGCCGTCGTCGAGGTGGCGAGTCGCGCCTCCCGGCCGGCGCCGGTCCCGCTGGGGTAG